A genome region from Chloroflexota bacterium includes the following:
- a CDS encoding GNAT family N-acetyltransferase — protein MTTAQAPQTLRAAWAVRMGAPLDVFEHPGTHVSISAEVRADRVHLYRTPDASLIVLPEGAAGDAPDVFAQAPAHAATARDVAALLPAMRLGARWRDRIYELPAAQASGFDHVSIHALDASDADAFATFANACPETDRRAGQVNLDDPLVIGWWERERLLGAASLLYPVPAVADIGILVHPQARRRGIAVHLVRQIAWLAARMGKLVQYTAPEPNVASTGVAERSGFALALLEEGLQTDW, from the coding sequence ATGACGACCGCGCAAGCTCCGCAAACGCTTCGCGCCGCCTGGGCCGTCCGCATGGGCGCGCCGCTTGACGTGTTCGAGCATCCGGGTACCCACGTCAGCATAAGCGCCGAAGTGCGCGCCGATCGGGTTCACCTGTACCGCACGCCCGATGCGTCGCTGATCGTGCTGCCGGAAGGCGCGGCGGGCGACGCGCCGGATGTATTCGCACAAGCGCCCGCGCACGCCGCGACCGCGCGCGACGTGGCTGCGCTGCTGCCGGCGATGCGGCTCGGCGCGCGCTGGCGTGACCGGATCTACGAACTGCCGGCCGCGCAGGCTTCCGGCTTCGATCATGTCAGCATCCATGCGCTCGACGCGAGCGACGCCGATGCGTTTGCGACGTTCGCCAACGCGTGCCCGGAGACCGACCGGCGCGCGGGGCAGGTGAACCTGGACGATCCGCTCGTCATCGGCTGGTGGGAGCGCGAGCGCCTGCTCGGCGCGGCCAGCCTGCTGTATCCGGTCCCGGCCGTGGCCGACATCGGCATCCTGGTGCACCCGCAGGCGCGGCGGCGCGGTATCGCCGTCCATTTGGTGCGGCAGATCGCGTGGCTGGCCGCGCGCATGGGCAAGCTGGTGCAGTACACCGCGCCGGAGCCGAACGTCGCCTCGACGGGTGTGGCGGAGCGCAGCGGCTTTGCACTGGCGCTGCTCGAAGAGGGCTTGCAGACCGATTGGTAG
- a CDS encoding c-type cytochrome, with translation MTTPKPSNPGRRLPWGGLLIGLVVGALGVLFLVVAVGMPFALGHRNDLPLEKLYGDAAVSIASMQGGNQTNPVANNPRAIENGRVAYTGSCATCHGVAGDGKGMFGEGLYPPASNLRAHDTQEKSDAQLFWIVKNGLSFAGMPGFAAQYDDQNIWALVAYTRSLGKSNAQGALVVPTPTTEQLAKADPAGDAAARGAAVYFAQGCQLCHGAIGNGPGELGLRGGSREAQQVVRRGRPGMPAYDASQISDAQLNDMIQYLNTFPRGRG, from the coding sequence GTGACCACACCCAAACCATCGAATCCGGGCCGGCGTCTGCCCTGGGGCGGCCTTCTGATCGGCCTTGTCGTCGGGGCGCTCGGCGTGCTGTTCCTCGTCGTTGCGGTCGGCATGCCGTTCGCGCTGGGGCATCGCAACGATCTGCCGCTCGAGAAGCTGTACGGCGATGCGGCGGTCAGCATCGCGTCGATGCAGGGCGGCAACCAGACCAACCCGGTGGCAAACAACCCGCGCGCGATCGAGAACGGCCGCGTGGCGTACACCGGTTCGTGCGCGACCTGCCACGGCGTGGCCGGCGACGGCAAGGGTATGTTCGGTGAGGGGTTGTACCCGCCGGCCAGCAATCTGCGCGCGCACGACACGCAGGAGAAGAGCGACGCGCAGTTGTTCTGGATCGTCAAGAATGGCCTGTCGTTTGCAGGCATGCCCGGCTTTGCGGCCCAGTATGATGACCAGAACATCTGGGCGCTGGTGGCGTATACACGCAGCCTCGGCAAATCGAACGCGCAAGGCGCGCTGGTCGTGCCGACGCCGACGACCGAGCAACTGGCAAAGGCCGACCCGGCCGGCGACGCGGCGGCGCGCGGCGCGGCGGTCTACTTCGCGCAGGGCTGCCAGTTGTGCCACGGCGCGATTGGCAATGGGCCCGGCGAGCTCGGCCTGCGCGGCGGCAGTCGCGAGGCCCAGCAGGTCGTGCGGCGCGGGCGGCCCGGCATGCCGGCCTACGACGCGAGCCAGATCAGCGACGCGCAGTTGAACGATATGATCCAATACCTGAACACGTTCCCGCGCGGCCGCGGGTAG